From the genome of Candidatus Eisenbacteria bacterium:
CGAGTCGTCCGGCGACACGCCGCCCGTCTTCGGTCGCTTTTCCCAGAACGAGTAGGGCACGAACGGAATCATATAAAGAAGGGCCTGGCTCGTTCCGTCGAACCGGGCCATCTCCGTGAGTCCCACCGAGACGCCGCCGCCCGCCTGCCAGTCCAGACGGTGTCCCGCAAGGTAGGTCTGGGGCCCTGGATCCAGCAGCGAGACAAACTGCTCGTAGCGGAACGGACCGAACCGCGCGCCAGCCCCCAGGAGATCCAGCGCCGGCGCATCGTGCGAGTGTGCCAGCGTACCGGTCTGCCCGGGTCCCCACCGGAGCCAGGTCCGTCCGAACAGGAACCGGATCTTCGAGATCGGGAAGTCGATGTACGCCTCGTTCACCCACGAGTTGAAGTTCACGCCTTCGACCAGGGAGTTGAAGTCGCCGAAATCGGGAGTGCCACGCCCGCCCTGGGACGCGGTCCCTTCGTAGAAGTCGGCGACGATCACCGAGGACGTGTCGAGCTGGGCCGCGAACACGAGCCCAACCCTGTAATCGCGATTGATCTCAGGGTTGTACCTGGTGTCCTCGGAGTAGAGGAAGGACGCATACGGCGAGATCTCGAGCCGCTCCCCCTCGTCGCCCTCGGCCCGGATCAGGGGCCGCACGCCGCCGGGCGCCGTCTCGTCCAGGAACCGCATCGCTCGCCGGTATGCCGGATCCTCGGCGCTCCCGGGAACGGTCCGCGCCAGCTCCTCGAGATATCCGCGCGCGGCGATCCTCCGGATCGGGCGCGTGTACAGGAAGGCGGCGGAAACGCGGTAGCGTGTCGCGAGCCGCTCGAGGTCGCGATAGACGGGACTGTCGGTGGGGATCCGTTCCTGCGGCAGGTAGGTGGCGCTCGCCGCGCGAATCAGGCAGCCGACGCCAGCGCAGACGAGGAGACACACGATGACGGCGGTCGGAATGCGCTTCATCGCGCGGCAGAATACCGGCTGATCCCGTTACCGTCCAGGGTTCTAGAATGGAAGAGTCGTCTTCGAAGCTGCAGATGTAGGAGGGATCATGAACGACGATCGCAGCGTGGATGGTCCGCGGTC
Proteins encoded in this window:
- a CDS encoding capsule assembly Wzi family protein; protein product: MKRIPTAVIVCLLVCAGVGCLIRAASATYLPQERIPTDSPVYRDLERLATRYRVSAAFLYTRPIRRIAARGYLEELARTVPGSAEDPAYRRAMRFLDETAPGGVRPLIRAEGDEGERLEISPYASFLYSEDTRYNPEINRDYRVGLVFAAQLDTSSVIVADFYEGTASQGGRGTPDFGDFNSLVEGVNFNSWVNEAYIDFPISKIRFLFGRTWLRWGPGQTGTLAHSHDAPALDLLGAGARFGPFRYEQFVSLLDPGPQTYLAGHRLDWQAGGGVSVGLTEMARFDGTSQALLYMIPFVPYSFWEKRPKTGGVSPDDSTGEQLRKNNVMWAADVSWVAAPGWRVFGEFLLDDYSFSSDYKPDMFGYQAGVDWRRALGGALGGPGGGALGAMVEYTRVHNFTYSVYHNHDFEVHGFPTGYVLGPDVQRLSGELTLEYGASWELAGRAEWTRKGEGSVGDPWLKEEGEVDASEFQGVVEKDVRVMGRVTYSPMRAVRLQATAGYGEVENWRHAAGADENGVPFTLSARLEW